DNA sequence from the Malus sylvestris chromosome 10, drMalSylv7.2, whole genome shotgun sequence genome:
ctattacaaaatcaaatcaaatctctaattaatttcctaaataaacctaataaattccaacatagagtttataatttaattatttggactttgggccaaaattaaaagttgggagaaaaatttaaaaacccaTAAGGCCTAAAAAATAGGCAATGAAAAATGAGTGGCCCAAGAAAAATtggaccaaaaattaaaaaggcgGTTGCATGCCCAAATTAGCATGAGCCCATATAGAGGCGCTAATCTAGTGTTTCGTAGTGCACTGAGACACCATGGCCCTACAGGCTTGTGTAAAGTGGGCCGAGCATGGAAAGGCAGCAGGCTACTACATAcaggcccaaaaaaaaaacaaaaaaaaaaattgttttgctgCGGATTGTAACAAGCAAGGCCTAAACGGGCTTGTGATATGCAATGAGAGCGAGCCCAGTAGGGCTCGGGTTTGGACCAAAAAACATCCCAGCAACGCTGGGTGTTCATCAAGATTTGAGGACCGACATCGTCGCTTCAAGCAGCCGTGTTATGGTCAGGGAGTGGTGCGTGAGACGGTGGTTCATGTGAGAACCATCGTTTGGTGGCTGAGGGATAGCCTAAACCTCCCGAAACAAAGAACTCCATGGGATTGAAATCGAAATTTTGAACTTTAGGTGAGATTTCAAAGAAATCTCAGCCACAAACTCCATCGACGATGACTGCAGGTCATCAAAATTAGCCTGGGCTACACCAAATTGGTGGTCGAGGCGGTGGTTCACTGGTCCGAGTTGAAGGATAGGGACAACGCCATGTGGTTTCACGTTTCTAGGTTCAACCAACGGTTGCAGGCCTTCTTAGCTCACGGTGCATAGGGGAGCTCAGCGGCTTTGGTGCTGCATCTCGGTGGATTTCCAACAAACCctagcttttttttatttttttttattttagttttttataaATTCAATTAGATTCAATTACATATAATAATTCATAGTAATATCacaatatcaattcacataattcggTAGGATTATGattataatgcatacacaatttatgtagaatctaaaattcgaaaaacgtaaagtttGGCCATggattatggtgaatgttcatgctatcagggctgttaaaatatcgagttaaaaaccgttgttttagaagaacctgattgcgtgacgATATTGATGAATTGGTTTAATGCTGAAAATTATTGCTTCAATTTCAGCTTTCCATCTCCAaagcttgtatcacgttcaacataagaaaaataaataaattgaatcaatagaagtatatgaattaaaaaaatcaaaatttaatcaattaaacatACTCCCTTGATTGAAGATGAATAAATTCTCTCTAGCATAGCgtgaagagcgtgctgataatgtgttgtggcctatatttaatagAGAGGTGTGGCcaagggaagagagaaagatTGGAGAATAggcttgaggaattgtgtgttaattccccaATCCTTGTGCCTttttttatagtaataaggaggagagaaacttggtctccaagtaatacaaagtctattaggaaagatcttttagatcccaaaggattcctactttatctctacttaggatttacacaatcacttATTGATAAGCACATATGTCACAACAATgcttctattttcttttgtttctttgactCACAATAATTATATCTAGGAatattttggatgcggtccctaatccttaacattcttttattaaaaccttaatattattcaaagtttgatcaaggtcccttgactttgtacacctcattatattactattaatatttatatttttatagttttgacattaattatttgatattttatgagatttataatcctataaatttaaaatccctcattataatactattagaaacggttacaataaaaaaattcaaacattttgattgaataaatggataaaaaatatgtaaaaataagaaataataaatggcaaaagaatgtatccatagtgttaaaaaaattggtacattttacaaaaaaattggtacatttcacatataacaaagtggtacattaataaagaagaatgggtacattagaaataaattagggtacaaataaaagattaaaatttatgaatacaaatgaatttttaaaaatatagtcgCAAAGTggtacatgggtacaaaataaaataaaaagaaaatactacaaatttaaaaaaaaaatgttacaaattaaaagtgggtacaaactaaaaatataaatatatgatacaaagtttaggcataaaacataaatataccatatgtaatttttctattattgattaaatatacaatgtcacgtgacagtatatacatgggtacaaacacaaataaaactttaaaaaatatgggcacaaaaaggaactaatatatgggtacaaattaaaaatgaaaagaaaattggtacaaattaaaaaatatttgcaaattaaaaataggtacaaactaaaaataaaattatatgatgaaaaaatttagccataaatataaatatactaattgtaacatttttaacattaaaggaatatatttaaaaataaaaatattttattattcaaataattaatgatgttattaatacccaaggaccttgataaaaaattgaaaatgaataggattttaatcaatggagtaacaaaaagaaggatgttaACCTAATTTTCCCTTATATCTATTATAAAATTGCATATGCATTaacatatatattgacaaatatatacaaCATACAATAAATATGTATTTAGCAAAAATATAAGCTGGGGGTTAATGCATAATAGAGAACGTTTTCATGCATTAGGTTAGAGAAAATATCAAACTTGTGTtttagaagaacctgattggctgaaaataaaatcaagcctttgaatttgtagaagaacATCCTCCACAAACCTTGAGTTCCTTAGCGTCAGTGTCAGGCTAGAGCGTGTTGATAGCATGTTGTAGGGCCTATTTAACAGGGAAGTGCAACAGCAAGGAGAGAGTGTTTGACATAATTATGAGGTGTGAGTTATGTCACCCCATTTtgcctctatttatagtagtaggaaatgTAAAATCCTTATGCAATAACTATTACAACTTAAACAATATATTATCTAAAAGTTAagatatggtagaatcccataatgatttcctaggatttacacaatcacattcctaattaaATCAAGAATGCAACAATAATAAatgtttttggagaaaaaataaataaaaatggtaaaaaaagTATTTAATAATCAAAGTTGCTGTCAATTTTGGTAGCAAAGGTTATAGTTGTCAATCGATATCATGCCACATCAAATTAACTTTTTGCCTTTTCGGTTATAAAACATTGTCGTTGTCTTCTTTGACAGTTAATGTTGATTTGGACTTTTTAACATTTCTTTTAGAGATACTctattaacataattttttgggATGACAAAAAGCCTCACGTGTATGGGTATAAGAGGACACTTGCCCCTAATGGGTTAGTTATGGGGGACAATAAATGGGTATGGTCTGGTTTCGAGATTTTTGAAAAATCCCGAGTCGGATATGATGATGGTTTTGCCATCCCATATCCGAGTTTGACCCAATTACATATGTCTATTAATATATTATGCTTGTGAGTACTCTTTATTGGTTCTACAATTCTTGTATTTCCTTTTTATTGAATAAATTTTTTGACATGGAATGATGAACTGATTGTAGGTTGCTGTTACAATTGTGTAGAATTTTTTAGGCCTAAATGTCAAAATGATCCATGTGTTAGTTATGTGGCCAATTTAGTTTCCGTGTTTCGATTTCGCTAATTTAGTCCTCGTGTTTGTCTATGTTAGCCAATTAAGAACATTTCATTCAATATCTTTTAAAAAtttcataagaaaaattatatgagaTATATTTACCCCTTCTCTTTATagagaaatgaaaattaatgaGAAATAACACATAGAAGAGATAAAACTTCCAATATGAAAAGTGATTAAGGTTGTGACATAGAAAAGAGAAGGGGGATATGTTAGGGAGGAGGTCGGGGAGTTGGGAGGAGAATAATTTTTCtcatgatttttaattttattttagtttaaatattttaaatcaaataaataattttataaataagtttataataaattataaatttttgGCTTAAATGTTAAAGTGGTCCCTGTGTTCAATTTAGCCCttgtgttttcaatttggtcAAATTAAAAACACAGGGACTAAATTGACTCAATGACTAAAATACAGGGACCATTTTAACATTGAAGCCATTTTTTTAAACATTATTTAGGGCCCGTTCGATATCATATTtgaaaatttatattatttctcaaaacattttttaagagcatttcttgaaaataattttcttgTAAGACTCAAAATCTTGattggtttgtgatttaaaaattttaaatcttacaacttaaactagacaaagagatctaaaaagagggGGTCGCAGGAGAGGAATAAATAGGAGGAGAGAtgaggaaagaaaataaaagatgatCAAATGAaatagaaagaagagagaggatcgAACAAGATACAGAGAaaggagtgagagaaagaacacAGAGAATAAAGATAGCGGATTAaaggagagacgaaaaaggtaaaaaaaaaaagggagaaaaagaagaaaagagagagagatagatttgaagtgagaggggaggagagagacaaaagaaaatagtgaatttaagtttaaaaactctaaaaaaatatttttttatgtttttagataatagactatatttttgagttagtcttgagtttagttttttaaaatagttctaccaaacaagtttttaaggtctaaaacttgaaaactgtttttgaatttaaaaaaagttggattcaaataGAGTACCAAACAAACATTTACCTTTTTATTAGGTTTTAtgatttatataattatattacactgtttagaaataaaattttcatgatAGGCGTGTTGATGGGTGTGGGTTTGGAGGTAAATAATCATTAAAAATGTCATCTTTACATTTTATGCaatagaaaattagaaattatacACTCGTTATTTAAGATTTAGAAATATAGCAACTCCGATGCCCCTTTCGAGCACCACTCAAATCCCCTTAAagcaattaaaatttgaaattttttccaGAAACTGTCAATAATAATAACCACATCAATCTAATCCCCAACAAGAAAAATAGATGACAAAACCATAAACCAAACCAAACATTGTTCGTTTGCTTTCAAATCCAAGACAATCCGAAACGGTTACAAAACACAGAATCGGCAGCCAAACCaaaaatattacaaaaaaaaaaaaacaaatatttcccCATAACATCTCCAGATCCGGAAAGGTGGATAACCGTGACTtactaccatttttttttttttttttttttttttttttttttgaaacaaggACTAATCAGCCTACCTATCTCTCCCACCCCATTTTTTTCCTCATAGATTTACACAAAGCAAATACATGGTACATAACAGAAGAAATGTACTTATTTCAAATCCTATAATGATTAACTAATTAACTGGAAAAATTAAGGAATGGGGCGCTTGCCGGGACGGTCGGCGGCTTGGAGGGTTTTGTCAATGAGTTTGCGGGCCTTTTTGCTGCGGATCTCGACCTTGACGCTGGAGCTTTTGTCCATCTTTATGTACGGCTTCTTCGACTTCTTCTTCAGCGCTCGAACTTTCGATTTGATCGACTCCACCAAGCTCTCCAACTGGTTCGTCATGATGATCTTAATTTTATGATTAAGCTTGACTAATTAGAAAGCTTAATGATGATTAAGTGAGAAAGATCTCAGAGAgttgggaggaggaggaggaggaggaggaggtggaggaggggAAGCAGGAGGACGAAAGTTTTTGTTGCTGGCTTGGGAATTGTAGTTTGTTGCCGGTGTCTTTCACTAGGTTTAATATCGAGTCAATCCATATGGTGTGCTCTCGAAATGGTCTTGGTGTTTGGGATAATCACCGATTTGCCATCCCTTAATGTGTACTTCAGGCGCTGTACTTTTTGGAATTTTCCAATACTACGTGTTTTTATaagtttatttattatttattatttattttttctttctttcaattaATAGAGAGAAAGAATTCCAACTTCGGATCACACCGTaaatcatgtaattaaaaaaagtaaattaaacaaaaaattatgtaaatatGACAGTAGATGGTTTTGCTTTAagaaatatttataatattgttgtggacataatttactaaacaattatggaggccatagagagagaaagagagtgcgGCATAAACAGAGAAGAAGAGATGTGTAAATGTGGGTGTGCTCTATTCCAtcctattgtgcctttatttatagtagtaggataggtaaaaataTTTCCCTTTgagattacaacatttaataggtaatcaattcttaataggaatataagagatattccaagacatactaggatttatacaatcacattcctaatctaataggactgcaacactccctcttaagtgtgtaaatactcaagcaAATGACGCATTATGTCTTCAGCGATGAAGTAAatatagttgatgaagttgtaGGCACAATGAGAAAATGCGAGTCTCAGATCAATGGAAGACTgcataaaaggtaaaactcacaaaacctcgctatggtaaaacccaaggtgggagaaaacccatagactaaggagaaaaatgagaagttgttttaagtcaaaactatacgtcttttggatgcaagtagaagagctcacaagggtatgatcagcctaggatgggtgcctcgttaaaacctagttaggtagcaaaaatccaatgggaaaaatgctcctaatcgtagggaaaaagagtacattatgatcaagtgagtatacttttaGATACTCCCctttgagtttgacataacttccaaataagaactacaagtatttgcatatgaatagttaggcataccaaattcttggacaagcttctggaaggttgacttcggcagtgacgttgtgtagaggtcggcaaggttgtctagGATCTGCTTGCATGatttcaatctcctgatgctttgttGATGTAGATGTGGaggcaatatgtcttggtgttgtctttgttgatgtatcatgtcttggtcggatggatacatgcggcataatcttcatggatcgtcgtcgAGACTCAATGATGGATGAAAAATAcaacaagta
Encoded proteins:
- the LOC126586870 gene encoding uncharacterized protein LOC126586870, with protein sequence MTNQLESLVESIKSKVRALKKKSKKPYIKMDKSSSVKVEIRSKKARKLIDKTLQAADRPGKRPIP